In Burkholderia sp. GAS332, one DNA window encodes the following:
- a CDS encoding Methyltransferase domain-containing protein has product MAVPTMSSKTHEIRPNQSVELLKELHILTRDGKMNQDSRRKLKQVYHLFQFIEPLLKDLKEQQGAVTLVDHGAGKSYLGFILYDLFFKEFQDAAGGASHIYGIETREDLVTKSEELAERLGFKGMSFLNLSVAESITSARLPAQIDIVTALHACNTATDDALRFALEKRAKYIVVVPCCQAEVAGVLRQNKGKSLGNALTEIWRHPLHTREFGSQITNVLRCLQLEAHGYQVSVTELVGWEHSMKNELIIAQFKDLPRRRPAERLNEVMETLGIEELKDRFFVPA; this is encoded by the coding sequence ATGGCGGTCCCCACGATGTCCAGCAAAACTCACGAAATCCGTCCGAACCAGTCCGTCGAGCTGTTGAAGGAGCTTCATATCCTGACGCGCGACGGCAAGATGAACCAGGACAGCCGCCGCAAGCTGAAGCAGGTCTACCACCTGTTCCAGTTCATCGAGCCGCTGCTGAAAGACCTCAAGGAGCAGCAGGGCGCGGTGACGCTCGTCGACCACGGCGCGGGCAAGTCATATCTAGGTTTTATCCTCTATGACCTTTTCTTCAAGGAGTTTCAGGACGCTGCGGGTGGTGCATCGCACATTTACGGCATCGAGACGCGCGAGGATCTCGTGACGAAATCCGAAGAGCTGGCCGAGCGGCTGGGCTTCAAGGGGATGTCGTTCTTAAATTTGTCGGTGGCGGAGTCGATTACGTCAGCGCGTTTGCCGGCGCAGATCGATATCGTGACGGCGCTGCATGCGTGCAATACCGCGACTGACGACGCGCTGCGGTTTGCGCTGGAAAAGCGCGCGAAGTACATCGTGGTCGTGCCGTGTTGCCAGGCTGAGGTGGCGGGGGTGTTACGGCAGAACAAGGGCAAATCGCTCGGCAATGCGTTGACCGAAATCTGGCGGCATCCGCTGCATACACGGGAATTCGGTAGCCAGATTACTAACGTGCTGCGCTGCTTGCAGCTGGAAGCACACGGCTATCAGGTGAGTGTGACCGAGCTGGTCGGGTGGGAGCATTCGATGAAGAATGAACTGATTATTGCGCAGTTCAAGGATCTGCCGAGACGGCGGCCGGCTGAGCGGCTCAACGAAGTGATGGAGACGCTCGGCATTGAGGAGCTGAAAGACAGGTTTTTTGTCCCTGCCTGA
- a CDS encoding 6-phosphogluconolactonase, cycloisomerase 2 family — translation MTSRAGRRRFIWAGAALPALGVSMPWRSPEAHAVNAQGGGSALRSMHTVKQARFAYVGTVDDASNGPGDHSSAATGTPRGIHVFAITRNNWRRIQVVESEQPGFLALHPSGRFLYAVNRIDLHQGLCTGSVEAYAIDPRNGRLSLLNRQPLSLSGTLPSHAAISPDGRSLVVALSGGGAYDVMPVGADGRLGTVCGILKETGCGPDRTRQSAAHPQMVLFDSTGERVLSADLGCDRLSVLSLADGRLSASGRTATLHGSGPRALAIHPSGRWLYALNELSATVACYGYDAKLGVIGQKLDTISAAPTHDEGGHLGTATALALHPSGRFLFAAYRRAEQDVSRTDTLLVFHIDSGSGKLTQVQSWNEGLRAPFGLVFAPDGGSLYVINHQADNILHLNIDAANGMLTLPHRIASAPSPACLVIAA, via the coding sequence TTGACTTCGCGCGCGGGACGCCGCCGCTTCATATGGGCCGGCGCGGCGCTACCGGCCCTCGGTGTGTCCATGCCATGGCGCAGTCCAGAAGCCCACGCCGTGAACGCGCAAGGCGGAGGTAGCGCGCTGCGATCAATGCACACGGTGAAGCAGGCGCGCTTTGCCTACGTGGGTACAGTGGACGATGCTTCGAACGGGCCAGGTGATCATTCCAGCGCGGCGACGGGCACGCCACGGGGCATTCATGTATTCGCCATCACGCGCAACAACTGGCGGCGAATTCAAGTCGTGGAAAGCGAACAGCCTGGGTTTCTCGCGCTTCATCCGTCCGGGCGCTTCCTCTATGCCGTCAATCGAATCGACCTTCACCAGGGCTTGTGCACGGGAAGCGTCGAAGCCTACGCAATCGATCCGCGCAACGGGCGCTTGTCGTTGCTGAACCGGCAGCCGCTGTCGCTATCGGGCACCTTGCCTTCACATGCGGCCATCTCACCTGACGGCCGCTCACTGGTGGTCGCCCTGTCTGGCGGCGGCGCCTACGACGTCATGCCCGTCGGCGCCGATGGACGGCTCGGCACTGTATGCGGAATTCTGAAGGAAACCGGCTGCGGGCCAGACCGCACACGCCAAAGCGCCGCACACCCGCAGATGGTGTTGTTCGATTCGACAGGCGAACGTGTTCTGAGTGCGGATCTCGGTTGCGATCGGCTCAGCGTGTTGAGCCTCGCCGATGGCCGGCTGAGCGCATCCGGACGCACCGCGACGCTGCACGGCAGCGGCCCGCGCGCGCTTGCAATACATCCCAGCGGTCGGTGGCTGTACGCGCTCAACGAGCTTTCCGCGACAGTGGCGTGCTATGGCTACGATGCGAAGCTTGGCGTTATCGGGCAAAAGCTGGACACGATTTCCGCCGCCCCCACGCATGACGAAGGGGGCCACCTTGGGACAGCCACGGCACTCGCGCTGCATCCCTCAGGGCGCTTTCTCTTCGCCGCCTACCGCCGCGCGGAACAGGATGTTTCGCGCACAGACACCCTGCTGGTGTTTCACATCGATAGCGGCAGCGGGAAACTGACCCAGGTCCAGTCATGGAACGAGGGCCTGCGGGCGCCGTTTGGGTTGGTATTTGCACCGGATGGCGGCAGCCTGTACGTCATCAATCATCAGGCGGACAACATCTTGCATCTGAACATCGACGCTGCGAACGGCATGCTGACTCTACCTCATCGGATTGCCAGTGCACCTTCACCAGCGTGCCTGGTGATCGCGGCGTGA
- a CDS encoding Methylase of polypeptide chain release factors — protein sequence MTSPATITWPEADGPRSARWRSEAAVPPPKRVVVADDRTTADSAYRLACEGTALLWNGDFQNARQLLQAVTRRLERKPRKQGETPIDAFNLHRQAQSQRARTLGMILIPLDAAYGIPLRRAPEVQQACIETYGPSTDEPSVVSLRELLGLIGAHEWRKKGVEIPTLAERIHPHYGVFSPVRGEYVDLVARTPLPSLNKAFDIGTGTGVLAALLAKRGVKKIVATDQDPRALACARENLTRLGYDQQVEIVQADLFPEGRAPLVVCNPPWLPARPASPIEYAIYDPESRMLLGFLNGLAEHLSPGGEGWLIMSDFAEHLGLRTREWLLAAIETAGLTVVGREDIRPRHPKSTDETDALHTARMAELTSLWRLKSR from the coding sequence ATGACCAGCCCCGCAACCATCACCTGGCCCGAAGCCGACGGCCCCCGCTCCGCGCGTTGGCGCTCCGAAGCCGCGGTGCCGCCGCCCAAGCGCGTCGTCGTCGCGGACGACCGCACGACCGCCGACTCGGCCTATCGCCTCGCCTGCGAAGGGACGGCGCTACTGTGGAACGGCGATTTCCAGAACGCCCGCCAACTGCTGCAGGCGGTCACGCGCCGGTTGGAGCGCAAGCCGCGCAAGCAGGGCGAAACGCCGATCGACGCGTTCAACCTGCATCGTCAGGCACAGTCGCAACGGGCTCGCACGCTCGGCATGATTCTGATTCCGCTCGACGCCGCCTACGGCATCCCGCTTCGCCGCGCGCCTGAAGTGCAGCAGGCCTGCATCGAAACCTACGGGCCATCGACCGACGAACCCTCGGTTGTCTCGCTGCGCGAATTGCTCGGTCTGATCGGTGCGCACGAATGGCGCAAGAAGGGTGTGGAAATTCCCACGCTGGCTGAGCGCATCCATCCGCACTACGGCGTGTTTTCGCCGGTGCGCGGCGAGTATGTGGATCTGGTCGCGCGCACGCCTTTGCCGTCGTTGAACAAGGCGTTCGATATCGGCACCGGCACGGGCGTGCTGGCCGCGCTGCTCGCCAAACGCGGCGTGAAGAAAATCGTCGCGACCGACCAGGACCCGCGAGCGCTTGCCTGTGCGCGAGAAAACCTCACGCGTCTTGGCTACGATCAGCAAGTCGAGATCGTGCAGGCCGACCTGTTTCCGGAAGGCCGTGCGCCGCTAGTGGTCTGCAATCCGCCGTGGCTGCCGGCACGGCCCGCATCGCCGATTGAATACGCGATCTATGATCCGGAAAGCCGCATGCTGCTCGGTTTTCTGAACGGCCTGGCGGAACATCTGTCGCCGGGCGGAGAAGGCTGGCTGATTATGTCGGACTTCGCCGAGCATCTCGGTTTGCGTACGCGCGAATGGTTGCTAGCCGCAATTGAAACGGCGGGGCTGACGGTGGTTGGCCGCGAGGATATTCGTCCTCGGCACCCGAAGTCGACCGATGAAACCGATGCGCTCCACACGGCGCGCATGGCTGAACTGACGTCGCTCTGGCGTCTGAAGTCGCGCTAA
- a CDS encoding FAD/FMN-containing dehydrogenase: MINLTPDDLRYRTLTKGFNLRWPATDAQAAARIELCESMEDVATALQHCVNAGSRPTIRSGGHCYEDFVSNNPGGTVLDLSLMSGARVDRDGCFRIAAGTQNWNGYQDLYKRHGVTLPGGSCYSVGAGGHIAGGGYGLLSRLHGLTVDWLTGVEIVTVDAQGKVLPRSVDAKRDPDLFRACRGAGGGNFGVVTEYAFAQLPRAPSEVAIARVAFDWADMNEARFTALLRAYGEYWETRGTEPDTWGLFSLLSLNHRSAGQIVLLSQFCNPDGTCRDLTVLSDFLERFQACAPVPIAAAPPGDGTAHQSGEQLLCSQSHSVTRYDWLTATQLLNGSGPNQRGKYKSAYMKHAFTTHEIARLYMSLTHNVPGLDLSQSLVQVNSYGGAINRAELAGTTAVAQRASIMKLQYQTYWRSPQDDAAHVRWLGDLYRAVYSAQDGMDRRYDGTPFPGERYEGCYINYPDADMLAYPFWPHLYYGDGGLYAFLQDVKRQYDPNNIFHHAMSIRPGSPRSGS; this comes from the coding sequence ATGATCAACCTGACCCCTGACGATTTGCGCTACCGCACCCTGACGAAGGGATTCAATCTGCGCTGGCCTGCCACCGATGCGCAGGCAGCCGCGCGCATCGAACTGTGCGAGAGCATGGAAGACGTTGCCACTGCGCTGCAACACTGTGTCAACGCCGGATCCAGGCCAACGATTCGCAGCGGCGGTCATTGCTACGAAGACTTCGTTTCGAACAATCCCGGCGGCACCGTGCTCGATCTGAGCCTCATGAGCGGTGCGAGAGTTGACCGGGACGGGTGTTTTCGCATCGCCGCCGGCACGCAAAACTGGAATGGTTACCAGGATCTGTATAAGCGCCACGGTGTCACGCTGCCCGGCGGCTCATGCTATTCGGTCGGCGCCGGCGGACATATCGCCGGCGGCGGCTACGGCTTGCTGTCGCGGCTGCACGGACTGACGGTCGACTGGTTGACGGGCGTGGAGATCGTCACCGTCGACGCGCAGGGCAAAGTCCTGCCGCGCAGCGTCGACGCAAAGCGTGATCCGGATCTGTTCCGGGCATGCAGGGGCGCCGGCGGCGGCAACTTCGGTGTGGTGACCGAATACGCGTTTGCACAATTGCCGCGTGCGCCTTCCGAGGTTGCCATCGCCCGTGTTGCGTTCGATTGGGCGGATATGAACGAGGCGCGCTTCACGGCCTTGTTGCGTGCATACGGCGAATATTGGGAAACGCGCGGCACCGAACCGGACACGTGGGGCCTGTTCTCATTGCTCTCGCTCAACCATCGCTCGGCCGGTCAGATCGTGCTGCTCAGCCAGTTTTGCAACCCGGACGGCACGTGCCGCGACCTCACGGTACTGAGCGACTTCCTCGAGCGATTTCAGGCGTGCGCTCCGGTGCCGATCGCAGCCGCGCCGCCTGGCGACGGGACGGCGCACCAGTCGGGCGAACAACTGTTGTGCTCGCAATCGCACAGCGTGACACGCTATGACTGGCTGACCGCGACGCAGCTTCTGAACGGCTCGGGGCCTAACCAGCGCGGCAAGTACAAGTCGGCTTATATGAAGCACGCCTTCACGACGCATGAGATCGCGCGCCTGTACATGTCCCTCACGCACAATGTGCCGGGGCTCGATTTGAGCCAATCGCTGGTTCAGGTGAATTCGTACGGCGGCGCCATCAACCGCGCCGAACTTGCCGGCACGACTGCCGTCGCACAGCGCGCCTCGATCATGAAGCTGCAATATCAGACCTACTGGCGCTCGCCGCAAGACGACGCTGCGCATGTGCGCTGGCTTGGCGATCTGTATCGCGCCGTCTATTCGGCGCAGGACGGGATGGATCGGCGTTATGACGGCACGCCTTTTCCGGGCGAGCGCTACGAGGGCTGCTACATCAACTACCCCGACGCCGATATGCTCGCGTACCCGTTCTGGCCGCACTTGTATTACGGGGACGGAGGGCTCTATGCGTTTCTGCAAGATGTGAAGCGCCAGTACGATCCGAACAACATTTTTCATCACGCGATGTCGATACGGCCGGGCTCCCCCCGGAGCGGATCTTGA
- a CDS encoding Sugar phosphate permease encodes MNWAARLIGGRFHYGWLTVAVVFLVLLAAAGTRATPSVMMVPLEHQFGWSRATISLAISVNIALYGLMGPFAAAAMQRFGVRPTLLIALGTMAAGVALSSLMMHPWQMVLIWGVMVGGSTGVAALSLSATVVTRWFTTHRGLVMGILTASSATGQLVFLPMLAAIAEHYGWRQVVWVVAGAAAIVLPLVAFLLPERPADMKLRPFGEPADAPVSTSVTKQNPLAIAFGTLAMASKTRDFWLLFFSFFICGASTNGYVGTHLIAMCGDYGMTEVQGASLLAAMGIFDLFGTTLSGWLSDRFNSRVLLFWYYGLRGLSLMYLPHAFGIDFFGLPLFAVFYGLDWIATVPPTVRLATDVYGKEAAPVVFGWVVAGHQLGAAFAALGAGMLRASLGTYTVASMISGGLCLVAAVIVLRINRPAKVPEPQAV; translated from the coding sequence ATGAACTGGGCAGCGAGACTGATTGGCGGACGTTTCCACTACGGCTGGTTGACCGTCGCGGTGGTGTTTCTGGTGCTGCTGGCAGCCGCCGGCACACGCGCCACGCCGAGCGTGATGATGGTGCCGCTGGAGCATCAATTCGGCTGGAGCCGCGCGACGATTTCGCTGGCGATCTCCGTGAACATCGCGCTCTACGGCTTGATGGGGCCGTTCGCGGCCGCGGCAATGCAACGCTTCGGTGTGCGTCCGACCTTGCTGATCGCGCTCGGCACGATGGCGGCAGGCGTGGCGCTGTCGTCGCTGATGATGCATCCGTGGCAGATGGTGCTGATCTGGGGCGTGATGGTCGGCGGCTCGACGGGGGTGGCGGCGCTGTCGTTGTCCGCGACCGTCGTCACGCGCTGGTTCACCACGCACCGTGGCCTCGTGATGGGGATTCTCACGGCCAGTTCGGCAACCGGCCAACTGGTGTTCCTGCCGATGCTCGCGGCCATCGCCGAGCATTACGGCTGGCGTCAGGTGGTGTGGGTTGTCGCGGGCGCCGCGGCGATCGTATTGCCACTGGTTGCGTTTCTGTTGCCGGAGCGCCCCGCGGATATGAAGTTGCGCCCGTTCGGCGAACCGGCCGACGCACCGGTCTCCACTTCCGTGACCAAACAGAATCCACTGGCCATCGCCTTTGGCACGCTCGCCATGGCGAGCAAGACGCGCGATTTCTGGCTGCTGTTCTTCAGCTTCTTTATTTGCGGCGCGAGCACCAACGGTTACGTCGGCACGCACCTGATCGCGATGTGCGGCGACTACGGCATGACCGAAGTGCAGGGCGCTTCGTTGCTGGCTGCCATGGGCATCTTCGATCTGTTCGGCACGACGCTGTCGGGCTGGCTGTCGGACCGCTTCAATAGCCGCGTGCTGCTGTTCTGGTACTACGGTCTGCGCGGTTTGTCGTTGATGTATCTGCCGCACGCTTTCGGCATCGATTTCTTCGGTCTGCCGTTGTTCGCGGTGTTCTACGGTCTCGACTGGATCGCCACCGTACCGCCCACCGTGCGTCTGGCGACCGATGTCTACGGTAAGGAAGCGGCGCCGGTCGTGTTCGGCTGGGTAGTCGCCGGTCACCAGCTCGGCGCAGCGTTCGCGGCACTCGGCGCGGGTATGTTGCGCGCGAGCCTCGGCACGTACACGGTGGCGTCGATGATTTCCGGCGGCCTGTGCCTGGTTGCCGCCGTGATCGTGCTGCGGATCAACCGCCCGGCCAAGGTGCCGGAGCCGCAAGCGGTGTGA
- a CDS encoding Nitroreductase: MTNKPAPTAVAIHELIAGRWSPRAYSSEPVSREHLHSVLEAARWAPSSYNAQPWRFLVFDRSVDEVSFKQAFATLVPFNQGWNAPAPVLIAVTTHTLTNKGEVNRCAPYDAGAAAMALVLQAHALGLAAHQMSGFDPNAFRTAFKLPTDVDVIAIISLGHYGDVDKLDPVLREREKSVRQRLPLADIAYGGGWKKTF; this comes from the coding sequence ATGACCAACAAACCCGCCCCTACCGCAGTTGCCATTCACGAGCTGATTGCAGGTCGCTGGAGCCCGCGCGCGTATTCGAGCGAGCCGGTGAGCCGCGAGCATCTGCATTCGGTGCTCGAAGCGGCACGCTGGGCGCCGTCTTCGTATAACGCGCAGCCGTGGCGTTTCCTCGTATTCGATCGCAGCGTCGATGAAGTCTCGTTCAAGCAGGCTTTCGCCACACTGGTGCCGTTCAACCAGGGCTGGAATGCGCCGGCGCCGGTGCTAATCGCGGTGACCACGCACACGCTCACCAACAAGGGCGAAGTGAACCGCTGCGCGCCGTATGACGCGGGTGCCGCGGCGATGGCGCTGGTGCTGCAGGCGCATGCACTCGGTCTCGCCGCGCATCAGATGAGCGGCTTCGATCCGAATGCGTTCCGTACGGCGTTCAAGCTGCCGACCGATGTCGACGTGATCGCCATCATTTCGCTCGGCCATTATGGCGACGTCGACAAACTCGATCCGGTGCTGCGCGAGCGCGAGAAGTCGGTGCGCCAGCGTCTGCCGCTTGCCGACATCGCGTATGGCGGCGGCTGGAAGAAGACGTTCTGA
- a CDS encoding hypothetical chaperone protein yields MNYCAIDFGTSNSAVAVPDGAALRLAPVEGAYTTLPTAVFFNTDENTREFGRSALAAYIDGFDGRLMRSMKSILGSPLAENSTDLGDGSAIKYTDIIAIFVDHLKRSAEKSIGGPISRAVLGRPVFFVDDDPRADQMAQQQLEAAARSAGLREIHFQYEPIAAAFDYESHLTEEGLVLVADIGGGTSDFSLVRVGPERMKCVERKEDVLAHHGVHVAGTDFDRRVELVTILRELGYQTLDPEGREIPNRIYFDLATWHLINTVYAPKRVSELALMRHLFTQVKHHDRLMRVVERRLGHALAAHAEEAKIGVAAGGETVIDLDEVEDDLRLAFDEAQLIKAGQDETQRIVQAARDTVQAAGVAPRDVGAIYFTGGSTGLAFLSGALAAAFPDAKAVFGDRLASVATGLGIHARRLFG; encoded by the coding sequence ATGAACTATTGCGCGATTGACTTCGGTACTTCCAATTCGGCCGTGGCCGTCCCTGACGGCGCTGCGCTTAGGCTTGCGCCGGTCGAGGGTGCCTATACGACGCTGCCGACCGCCGTCTTTTTCAACACCGACGAGAACACCCGCGAGTTCGGGCGCTCGGCGTTGGCGGCGTATATCGACGGTTTCGACGGCCGTTTGATGCGATCGATGAAAAGTATTCTCGGTTCGCCGCTCGCCGAAAATTCGACCGATCTCGGCGACGGTTCGGCGATCAAGTACACGGACATCATTGCGATTTTCGTCGACCACCTGAAGCGCTCGGCCGAGAAAAGCATCGGCGGCCCGATCAGCCGCGCCGTGCTGGGCCGCCCGGTGTTCTTCGTCGACGACGATCCGCGCGCCGATCAGATGGCGCAGCAGCAGCTCGAAGCGGCGGCGCGTTCAGCCGGTTTGCGGGAGATTCACTTTCAGTATGAGCCGATTGCGGCCGCGTTCGACTACGAATCGCATCTGACGGAAGAGGGACTCGTGCTGGTGGCCGACATCGGTGGCGGTACGTCGGACTTTTCGCTGGTGCGAGTGGGGCCGGAGCGGATGAAGTGTGTTGAGCGCAAGGAAGACGTACTGGCTCACCACGGTGTGCACGTTGCAGGCACCGATTTCGACCGTCGCGTCGAACTGGTGACGATCCTGCGCGAACTCGGTTACCAGACGCTCGATCCCGAAGGCCGGGAGATTCCGAACCGCATCTATTTCGATCTGGCCACCTGGCATTTGATCAACACCGTCTACGCACCGAAGCGCGTCAGCGAACTCGCGCTCATGCGGCATCTGTTCACCCAGGTCAAACATCACGACCGCCTGATGCGCGTCGTAGAGCGCCGCTTGGGCCATGCACTGGCGGCTCATGCGGAAGAGGCGAAGATCGGCGTGGCGGCGGGTGGCGAGACCGTGATCGACCTCGACGAGGTGGAAGACGACCTGCGTCTTGCATTCGACGAAGCGCAACTCATCAAGGCCGGGCAGGACGAGACGCAGCGCATCGTGCAGGCGGCGCGCGATACGGTGCAAGCGGCCGGTGTGGCCCCGCGCGACGTCGGCGCGATTTACTTCACGGGTGGTTCGACCGGATTAGCGTTTCTATCGGGCGCATTGGCGGCGGCATTTCCCGATGCCAAAGCGGTATTCGGCGATCGTCTTGCGAGCGTCGCGACAGGTCTCGGTATTCACGCGCGACGTCTGTTCGGATAA
- a CDS encoding stringent starvation protein B, giving the protein MQEISTKPYLLRALYEWCTDNGYTPHIAVRVDNQTRVPRQFVRDNEIVLNISFEATSQLQMGNEWIEFSARFSGKSHKIEVPIANILAIYARENGQGMAFPVESAGGEAQDSGADAEVADETVAPAAPRAVEASSAADAADAKADSATDGPQPDDDGSKGGGRARLKIVK; this is encoded by the coding sequence ATGCAAGAGATTTCAACCAAGCCGTATCTGCTGCGCGCGCTGTACGAATGGTGCACGGATAACGGCTACACGCCGCACATTGCGGTCCGGGTCGACAATCAGACGCGCGTGCCGCGGCAGTTCGTGCGCGATAACGAGATCGTGTTGAACATCAGCTTCGAGGCGACCAGCCAGTTGCAGATGGGCAATGAATGGATCGAGTTCAGCGCGCGCTTCTCCGGCAAGTCGCACAAGATCGAAGTGCCGATCGCCAACATTCTCGCGATCTACGCGCGCGAAAACGGGCAGGGCATGGCGTTCCCGGTCGAGTCGGCGGGCGGCGAAGCGCAGGATTCCGGCGCCGATGCGGAAGTCGCGGACGAAACCGTGGCGCCGGCTGCGCCGCGCGCGGTCGAAGCGTCGTCGGCGGCCGATGCCGCCGACGCCAAAGCGGACAGCGCGACGGATGGCCCGCAGCCTGACGATGATGGATCAAAAGGCGGCGGAAGGGCTCGCCTCAAGATCGTAAAATGA
- a CDS encoding transcriptional regulator, TetR family: protein MSNSDTLKPAGARRARGAQTTGLEAQQHLLRAADELFYREGVRAVGVDAVVERAGVNKMSLYRQFSSKDELVMAYLEQKDEQFFGYVEKSFAKHPGEPAKQLQQYFDDLAVRASVDDYRGCPFVNVSVEFPDATHPARQFVFRNKERLMARLLELTTAAGADDPVALANGLGLMIEGVYAASQTYGPGCGPILAAPKVAAQLIAAACSGAQAG, encoded by the coding sequence ATGTCCAACAGCGACACCCTCAAGCCAGCCGGTGCACGGCGAGCGCGCGGCGCGCAGACGACCGGCCTGGAGGCGCAGCAGCATCTGTTGCGGGCCGCGGACGAACTGTTCTACCGCGAGGGTGTGCGGGCGGTCGGCGTCGACGCGGTGGTGGAGCGCGCGGGCGTCAACAAGATGAGCTTGTACCGCCAGTTTTCGTCGAAGGACGAATTGGTGATGGCGTACCTGGAGCAAAAGGACGAGCAGTTTTTCGGCTACGTGGAGAAGAGCTTTGCGAAACATCCCGGCGAACCGGCAAAGCAGCTTCAGCAATATTTCGACGACCTGGCGGTGCGTGCCTCGGTCGACGACTACCGCGGCTGTCCTTTCGTGAATGTGTCGGTGGAGTTTCCCGACGCGACGCATCCGGCGCGGCAATTCGTGTTTCGCAACAAGGAACGGCTGATGGCGCGGCTTCTGGAACTGACGACCGCGGCAGGCGCCGATGATCCGGTGGCGTTGGCCAACGGGCTGGGTCTGATGATCGAGGGCGTGTACGCAGCCAGCCAGACCTACGGCCCAGGCTGCGGGCCGATTCTTGCGGCACCTAAGGTAGCGGCGCAGTTGATCGCCGCGGCGTGCAGCGGGGCGCAAGCGGGTTGA
- a CDS encoding Predicted arabinose efflux permease, MFS family, with protein MSAPPTAAVHEKNAAIIETDLPSRLDRLPWGRFHSQIVVALGVTWLLDGLEVTLAGAVASALKSSPSLRFTNADVGLAGSAYIAGAVLGALGFGWLTDRLGRRKLFFITLALYLAATAATAFSWNLASFLLFRFLTGAGIGGEYTAINSTIQEFTPPRVRGWTDLGINGTFWVGAGLGAAGSLILLDPNLLPGDLGWRACFFIGAVLALAILPMRIWVPESPRWLLTHGGERDARSIVAGIETRFRNEGHALSDDDLTRLKLRTRGHTPLREVFHTLFNVHRRRALVGLSLMTAQAFFYNAIFFTYALVLTDFYHVPGDHIGWYLLPFALGNFLGPLLLGRLFDVIGRRKMIATTYALSGLLLTLSGYLFEQQMLTVVTQTIAWMVVFFFASAAASSAYLTVSESFPLEIRALAIAVFYAFGTALGGIIGPAFFGRLIDTHQRSEVFFGYLVGSGLMLAAAVIAAIWGVDAERKSLEHVAAPLSSVGDGAE; from the coding sequence ATGAGCGCGCCGCCCACCGCCGCTGTCCACGAGAAAAACGCCGCCATCATTGAAACCGACCTGCCCTCGCGGCTCGACCGTTTGCCATGGGGACGCTTTCACTCGCAGATCGTCGTCGCGCTGGGCGTGACGTGGCTGCTGGACGGTCTTGAAGTAACGCTGGCGGGCGCGGTGGCAAGTGCGCTGAAGTCTAGTCCATCGCTGCGCTTTACCAACGCCGATGTGGGCCTCGCCGGCAGCGCTTATATTGCCGGCGCCGTGCTCGGCGCGCTCGGCTTCGGCTGGCTGACCGACCGGCTGGGCCGCCGCAAGCTGTTCTTTATCACGCTCGCGTTGTATCTGGCCGCCACCGCAGCGACCGCTTTCTCGTGGAATCTCGCCAGTTTTTTGCTGTTTCGCTTTCTCACCGGTGCAGGCATCGGCGGCGAATATACGGCGATCAATTCGACGATCCAGGAATTCACGCCCCCGCGGGTGCGCGGCTGGACTGATCTCGGCATCAACGGCACCTTCTGGGTTGGCGCGGGACTCGGCGCGGCGGGCTCGCTTATCCTGCTCGATCCGAATCTGCTGCCGGGCGACTTGGGCTGGCGCGCCTGTTTCTTCATCGGCGCGGTGCTGGCGCTGGCGATTCTGCCGATGCGCATCTGGGTACCCGAAAGTCCACGCTGGCTGCTTACGCACGGCGGCGAACGTGATGCGCGCTCGATCGTCGCCGGTATCGAAACACGCTTTCGCAACGAAGGCCATGCACTCTCCGACGATGACCTCACGCGGCTAAAACTGCGGACACGCGGACATACGCCGTTGCGCGAGGTGTTTCACACGCTGTTCAATGTGCACCGACGGCGCGCGCTAGTCGGCCTGTCGTTGATGACCGCTCAGGCATTCTTCTACAACGCGATCTTTTTCACCTACGCGCTGGTGCTGACCGATTTCTATCACGTGCCGGGCGACCACATCGGCTGGTATCTGTTGCCATTCGCGCTCGGTAACTTCCTTGGACCGCTGCTGCTCGGCCGACTCTTCGACGTCATCGGGCGACGCAAGATGATAGCTACGACTTACGCACTATCCGGCCTCCTGCTGACGCTGAGCGGCTATCTGTTCGAGCAGCAGATGCTCACCGTGGTGACGCAGACGATCGCATGGATGGTGGTCTTCTTCTTCGCCTCGGCGGCGGCAAGTTCGGCGTACCTGACGGTTAGCGAATCGTTTCCGCTGGAAATCCGCGCGCTGGCGATCGCGGTCTTTTACGCGTTCGGCACCGCGCTGGGCGGCATCATTGGCCCGGCGTTCTTCGGCCGGCTGATCGACACGCATCAGCGCAGCGAAGTCTTTTTCGGCTATCTGGTCGGCTCGGGTCTGATGCTCGCAGCCGCGGTGATCGCCGCGATCTGGGGCGTGGATGCGGAGCGCAAGTCGCTTGAGCATGTCGCCGCCCCGCTTTCGAGCGTCGGGGACGGCGCGGAATGA